Proteins from one Oenanthe melanoleuca isolate GR-GAL-2019-014 chromosome 1, OMel1.0, whole genome shotgun sequence genomic window:
- the LOC130258513 gene encoding phospholipid-transporting ATPase VA-like, with protein MASDFAIPRFRHLEKLLLVHGHWCYSRLANMVLYFFYKNAMFVALLFWYQFYCGFSGSSMIDQWYLIFFNLFFSSLPQLITGVLDKDVPAEVLIAVPQLYKSGQNMEEYQPHMFWMNMIDAMYQSLVCFFIPYFTYYDSEVDIFSWGTPITTIALFTIILHLAIETKTWTFLHWSSCIFSIILFFFVALVYNASCPACHPPSNPYWTMERLMGDPMFYFTCIISPVVALLPRFLYRTLQGTLFPTQLQLGRQLSKLSPETRSQLLTKLNVKETACQTRLFADSFSPSLGSNASDSYKADNQSTPLPTSPQTRESLFREHAKPEHKTDQTAAASPQGAVLYEENKLPSSASSLERSMGLHEVRCGTSEVESLPVGATFPWSSTVDQADFSLLKWITSTPLFSHIGTVLQVSSSSLQNETQDSMCVLGSSLHVDFKGLKEESSNNLQDKTKGTPADHCKNDNSETTFL; from the exons ATGGCAAGTGACTTTGCAATCCCGAGGTTCAGGCATTTGGAGAAGCTTTTGCTCGTTCATGGCCACTGGTGTTATTCCCGGCTCGCCAACATGGTGCTGTATTTCTTCTACAAAAATGCA ATGTTTGTGGCCCTTCTCTTCTGGTACCAGTTCTACTGTGGGTTCTCTGGCTCATCAATGATTGATCAGTGGTACCTGATCttctttaatttattcttctcttcccttccacAACTCATTACTGGTGTGCTGGACAAGGATGTACCAGCTGAAGTGTTAATTGCTGTACCTCAGCTTTATAAAAGCGGACAGAATATGGAG GAGTACCAACCACACATGTTTTGGATGAACATGATTGATGCTATGTATCAAAGCCTGGTTTGCTTCTTCATCCCCTATTTT ACTTACTATGATTCAGAGGTGGATATCTTCTCTTGGGGAACTCCCATCACCACAATAGCTCTTTTCACCATCATCCTGCATTTGGCTATTGAAACCAAAACTTGG ACTTTTCTCCACTGGTCATCTTGCATCTTCAGTatcattttattcttctttgtGGCTCTGGTTTACAATGcttcctgcccagcctgccatCCTCCATCCAATCCCTACTGGACCATGGAAAGGCTGATGGGAGACCCTATGTTCTATTTCACTTGCATTATATCACCAGTTGTTGCATTGCTGCCCAG ATTCCTGTACAGAACCCTTCAGGGAACACTGTTCCCAACCCAGCTGCAGCTTGGACGCCAGCTGAGTAAACTGTCCCCAGAGACTCGCTCCCAGCTGCTCACCAAGTTGAATGTAAAGGAGACAGCATGTCAGACACGGCTCTTTGCAGACAGCTTCTCCCCGAGCCTTGGCTCAAATGCTAGTGATTCTTACAAGGCTGATAACCAAAGCACACCTTTGCCAACCTCTCCTCAAACAAGGGAGTCCCTTTTCCGAGAGCACGCAAAGCCAGAGCATAAAACAGATCAGACTgcagctgcctctccccagGGTGCTGTGTTGTATGAGGAAAACAAGCTCCCCTCGTCAGCAAGTAGTCTGGAAAGGTCCATGGGGCTTCATGAAGTTCGATGTGGCACTTCAGAGGTGGAGTCATTGCCTGTAGGAGCAACATTCCCCTGGAGCTCAACAGTCGACCAAGCAGACTTCAGTTTGTTGAAGTGGATCACATCAACTCCACTGTTCAGCCACATTGGGACTGTTTTACAGGTGTCATCAAGCAGTTTACAAAATGAAACACAGGACAGTATGTGTGTGCTTGGCTCTTCTTTGCATGTGGACTTCAAAGGCTTAAAAGAAGAGAGTTCAAATAACTTGCAGGACAAAACGAAAGGAACCCCAGCAGATCATTGTAAAAATGACAATTCTGAGACCACCTTTTTATGA